From the genome of Pelomonas sp. SE-A7, one region includes:
- a CDS encoding NAD-dependent succinate-semialdehyde dehydrogenase, protein MSAGPLLQLQDRALLKTAAYVGGAWLERPQQFAVSDPATGLELARVANLGAAEAEQAIAAANAAWPAWRDSTAKERAALLMRWHALMLQHADDLARLMTAEQGKPLAEARGEVAYGASFVEWFAEEARRATGEIIPTHDKSKRLLVLKQAIGVCAAITPWNFPLAMITRKVAPALAAGCTVVIKPAEQTPLTALALAELAARAGFPAGVFNVLTADGPNSVAIGKALCESPVVRHLSFTGSTEVGRILMRQCATTIKKLSLELGGNAPFIVFDDADLDSAVEGALASKFRNAGQTCVCTNRFYVQDGVYEAFVAKLAERVGQLRLGNGFDPEVQVAALIDDPAVAKVQQHVVDAQAKGGRVLTGGQLRSGRLYEPTVIAEASADMLCAREESFGPVAPVFRFKTEAEAIALANDTEFGLASYFYSRDMARIFRVAEALEYGMVGINTGLISTAEAPFGGVKQSGLGREGSRHGIEDYLEMKYLCLGGV, encoded by the coding sequence ATGAGCGCCGGCCCCTTGCTGCAGCTGCAGGACCGCGCCCTGCTCAAGACCGCGGCCTATGTGGGCGGCGCCTGGCTGGAGCGGCCGCAGCAGTTCGCGGTGAGCGACCCGGCCACCGGCCTGGAGCTGGCGCGCGTGGCCAATCTGGGCGCCGCCGAGGCCGAGCAGGCCATAGCCGCCGCCAACGCGGCTTGGCCCGCCTGGCGCGACAGCACGGCCAAGGAGAGGGCGGCCCTGCTGATGCGCTGGCATGCGCTGATGCTGCAGCATGCCGACGACCTGGCCCGGCTGATGACGGCCGAGCAGGGCAAGCCGCTGGCCGAGGCCCGCGGCGAGGTGGCCTACGGCGCCAGCTTCGTCGAATGGTTCGCCGAAGAGGCGCGCCGGGCCACCGGCGAAATCATTCCCACGCACGACAAGAGCAAGCGGCTGCTGGTGCTCAAGCAGGCGATCGGCGTCTGCGCGGCCATCACGCCGTGGAACTTCCCGCTGGCCATGATCACGCGCAAGGTGGCGCCGGCCCTGGCCGCGGGCTGCACGGTCGTCATCAAGCCGGCCGAGCAGACGCCGCTGACCGCCCTGGCCCTGGCCGAGTTGGCGGCGCGCGCCGGCTTCCCGGCCGGCGTCTTCAATGTGCTGACGGCCGACGGCCCCAACTCGGTCGCCATCGGCAAGGCCCTGTGCGAAAGTCCGGTGGTGCGCCACCTGTCCTTCACCGGATCGACCGAGGTGGGCCGCATCCTGATGCGGCAATGCGCGACTACGATCAAGAAGCTCTCGCTGGAACTCGGCGGCAACGCGCCCTTCATCGTGTTCGACGATGCCGACCTGGACAGCGCCGTCGAAGGCGCGCTGGCCAGCAAGTTCCGCAACGCCGGCCAGACCTGCGTCTGTACCAACCGTTTCTATGTGCAGGACGGCGTCTACGAGGCCTTCGTCGCCAAGCTGGCCGAGCGCGTGGGCCAGCTCCGGCTCGGCAACGGCTTCGACCCCGAGGTGCAGGTGGCCGCGCTGATCGACGACCCGGCCGTGGCCAAGGTCCAGCAGCATGTGGTCGACGCCCAGGCCAAAGGTGGCCGCGTGCTGACCGGCGGGCAGTTGCGCTCGGGCCGGCTCTACGAACCCACGGTGATTGCCGAGGCGAGCGCCGACATGCTCTGCGCCCGCGAGGAATCCTTCGGCCCGGTGGCGCCGGTGTTCCGCTTCAAGACCGAGGCCGAGGCCATCGCCCTGGCCAACGACACCGAGTTCGGCCTGGCCAGCTACTTCTACAGCCGCGACATGGCCCGCATCTTCCGCGTGGCCGAGGCGCTGGAGTACGGCATGGTGGGCATCAACACCGGGCTGATTTCAACGGCTGAGGCGCCGTTCGGCGGGGTCAAGCAATCGGGCCTGGGGCGCGAAGGATCGCGGCATGGGATCGAGGACTATCTGGAGATGAAGTATTTGTGTTTGGGGGGTGTTTGA